A genomic window from Daphnia carinata strain CSIRO-1 chromosome 9, CSIRO_AGI_Dcar_HiC_V3, whole genome shotgun sequence includes:
- the LOC130700842 gene encoding polycomb protein SUZ12-like, with protein MNGRCTRNHQNRKTCKLVNLLDNKIQKNSQNDVNTRSKFMTLTFLGFYDPKVNGCREPVKVETLLLQIGHKKRKDVSSPIMQISVGTTEVCINPSEESPPPKAPTVSISTEDLSFRNGQQGNSYVLLLRVSAPVISEIPLIWLKFIY; from the exons ATGAATGGAAGGTGCACCAGAAACCatcaaaacaggaaaacttGCAAACTGGTGAATTTGCTAgacaacaaaattcaaaagaattctCAGAATGATGTAAATACTCGGTCTAAATTTATGACATTGACTTTTCTTGGATTCTATGATCCAAAAG TAAATGGCTGTCGGGAACCGGTGAAAGTCGAAACCCTTCTATTACAAATtggacataaaaaaagaaaagacgtcTCCTCGCCAATTATGCAG atAAGTGTTGGCACAACGGAAGTTTGTATAAATCCCAGTGAAGAGTCTCCCCCTCCCAAAGCTCCAACGGTCTCCATCTCAACCGAGGATCTTAGTTTTCGCAATGGCCAACAG GGCAATTCATACGTATTGCTATTGCGAGTTTCTGCGCCAGTAATATCCGAAATCCCATTAATTTGGTTGAAGTTTATTTATTAA
- the LOC130700838 gene encoding LOW QUALITY PROTEIN: uncharacterized protein C16orf52 homolog A-like (The sequence of the model RefSeq protein was modified relative to this genomic sequence to represent the inferred CDS: deleted 1 base in 1 codon): protein MEKLTLISGALFLTADIFAIVALALPFWIVTDVGGETSLGLMWTCTTLYNRPKVCFSPDLPPEWMMALVCIFIGCVCITTTVVLLISSHWDYNVVPYARWVGFAAMVLFCLAAVIFPLGFSMSEIGGEPYQLPNSFQVGLSYIFFVLALWITVISELFAGKVCLPHF, encoded by the exons atggaaaagttaACATTGATTTCCGGGGCATTATTTCTTACAGCCGATATATTTGCCATTGTTGCACTTGCCCTACCATTTTGGATTGTAACAGACGTAGGAG GAGAAACTTCT TTGGGTTTAATGTGGACCTGCACTACTTTATACAATCGTCCAAAAGTATGTTTCTCCCCTGATCTTCCACCAGAATGGATGATGGCACTTGTTTGTATCTTCATCGGCTGTGTTTGCATAACTACAACCGTTGTTCTTCTGATCTCAAGTCATTGGGATTACAATGTTGTACCCTATGCAAGATGGGTGGGATTTGCAgcaa TGGTTTTATTCTGCCTAGCTGCTGTCATCTTTCCTCTGGGATTTTCCATGTCTGAAATTGGAGGAGAGCCATACCAATTACCAAATAGTTTTCAAGTTGGActttcatacattttttttgttctagcATTGTGGATCACTGTCATTTCTGAATTGTTTGCTGGTAAGGTCTGTTTGcctcatttttaa